From the Anguilla anguilla isolate fAngAng1 chromosome 6, fAngAng1.pri, whole genome shotgun sequence genome, one window contains:
- the si:ch211-168b3.1 gene encoding arf-GAP with coiled-coil, ANK repeat and PH domain-containing protein 2 isoform X3 codes for MKVTVDFEECLKDSPRFRATIEEVEGDVGELESKLDKLVKLCIGMIDAGKAYNTANRQFVSGIRELAQQSTKDEVIESSLTRFAESLQEMINYHTILFDQAQRSIKSQLQTFVKDDLRKFKDAKKQFDKVSEEKEAALVKNGQVPRNKQHEVDEATNILTATRKCFRHIALDYVLQINVLQSKRRFEILKSMLSFMYAHLTFFHQGYDLFSELQPLMNQLGGQLDQLVVDSAKEKRDMEQKHSTIQQKIFGYTWQREDFSNDDTKLEYNVDTDNGIAMEGYLFKRASNAFKTWNRRWFSIQNNQLVYQKKFKDNPTVVVEDLRLCTVKHCEDIERRFCFEVVSPTKSCMMQADSEKLRLAWIKAVQSSIATAFREKGEDAEKLDRKSSTSTGSLDSGGEPKERCLKGEGALQRVLAIPGNGSCCDCGQTEPRWASINLGITLCIECSGIHRSLGVHFSKVRSLTLDSWEPELLKLMCELGNGVINQIYEAQREELGCRKPQPGDPRQEIEAYIRAKYVDKRFVRKQSAEEQRSKVIALSKKENRLNSSTEHLPPRPPPPTPKLRAASNVSPASVRSADSGIQNSADGSREMLTSTPSNNSLSEPEPSEPPIPFPFPRRDSSVFLEPGECSPGLQLYWASCARSLPDMAEAFAHGADVNWVNPEDRNRTPLIQAVQGGSLVTCEFLLQNGANVNQQDVRGRGPLHHATILGHTGQVCLFLKRGASQNAVDIDSKSPLSIAVDAANADIVTLLRLAKMNEEMREAEGPYGQSGDETYQDIFRDFSQMASDDPDKLNRFQPHDSLME; via the exons TCCAGCCTTACAAGGTTTGCAGAGAGTCTGCAGGAGATGATCAACTATCATACA ATTTTGTTTGATCAGGCCCAGAGATCCATAAAGTCACAACTCCAAACATTTGTGAAAGA CGACCTGCGAAAGTTCAAGGATGCCAAGAAGCAGTTCGACAAGGTGAGCGAGGAGAAGGAGGCGGCCCTGGTGAAGAACGGCCAAGTGCCGCGCAACAAGCAGCACGAGGTGGACGAGGCCACCAACATCTTGACCGCCACGCGCAAGTGCTTCCGCCACATCGCCCTGGACTACGTGCTGCAG ATAAATGTCCTCCAGTCAAAGAGAAGATTTGAAATCCTCAAATCG ATGCTGTCCTTCATGTACGCCCACCTGACGTTCTTCCATCAAGGCTATGACCTGTTCAGTGAGCTGCAGCCTCTCATGAATCAGCTAGGTGGACAG ctGGACCAGCTGGTAGTGGACTCAGCCAAAGAGAAGCGTGACATGGAGCAGAAACACTCCACCATCCAGCAGAAG ATTTTTGGCTATACCTGGCAACGTGAG GACTTTTCGAATGACGACACCAAGCTGGAGTACAATGTGGACACAGACAACGGCATTGCCATGGAGGGGTACCTGTTCAAGAGGGCCAGCAATGCCTTCAAAACCTGGAACAG GCGATGGTTCTCCATTCAAAATAATCAGCTAGTTTACCAGAAGAAATTTAAG GACAACCCcacggtggtggtggaggaccTGCGGTTGTGTACGGTGAAGCACTGTGAGGACATTGAGCGGCGCTTCTGCTTCGAAGTGGTGTCCCCGACCAA GAGCTGCATGATGCAGGCCGACTCGGAGAAGCTGCGGCTGGCCTGGATCAAGGCCGTCCAGAGCAGCATCGCCACGGCCTTCAGAGAGAAGGGCGAGGACGCCGAG AAGCTGGACCGGAAGTCGTCGACGTCCACGGGCAGCCTGGACTCGGGGGGCGAGCCCAAGGAGAGGTGCCTGAAGGGGGAAGGCGCCCTGCAGCGGGTCCTGGCCATCCCGGGGAACGGCAGCTGCTGCGACTGCGGCCAGACCGAGCCCCGCTGGGCCAGCATCAACCTGGGCATCACCCTGTGCATCGAGTGCTCCGGCATACACAG GAGCCTGGGCGTCCATTTCTCCAAAGTGCGATCGCTGACGTTAGACTCCTGGGAGCCAGAGCTCCTGAAG cTGATGTGTGAACTGGGGAATGGAGTGATAAACCAAATCTATGAAGCCCAGAGAGAGGAACTGGGTTGCAGAAAGCCTCAACCTGGAGATCCCAG ACAGGAGATTGAGGCCTACATCAGAGCCAAATATGTCGACAAGCGGTTTGTCAGGAAGCAGTCTGCCGAAGAGCAGAGGTCAAAAGTCATCGCCCTGagcaaaaaggaaaataggttgaacagcagcacagagcaccttCCCCCACGGCCACCCCCGCCCACTCCAAAACTGCGGGCCGCCTCTAATGTCTCACCCGCGTCAG TCAGGAGTGCGGACAGTGGCATCCAGAACAGCGCGGATGGGAGCCGGGAGATGCTGACCTCCACGCCTTCCAACAACAGTCTGAGTGAACCAG AGCCCTCGGAGCCCCCTATCCCTTTTCCTTTCCCCCGGAGGGACTCTTCGGTGTTTTTGGAACCCGGCGAGTGCTCACCGGGTCTGCAGCTCTACTGGGCTTCCTGCGCCCGCAGCCTGCCCGACATGGCGGAGGCATTCGCCCACGGCGCCGACGTCAACTGGGTCAACCCCGAGGACCGGAACCGGACCCCCCTCATCCAGGCAGTGCAGGGG ggCTCCTTGGTTACCTGTGAGTTCCTGCTCCAGAACGGTGCCAATGTGAACCAGCAGGATGTCCGGGGACGAGGTCCCCTGCACCACGCCACCATCCTGGGCCACACGGG GCAGGTGTGTCTGTTCCTGAAGAGGGGAGCCAGTCAGAATGCAGTGGACATCGACAGCAAAAGCCCACTGTCCATCGCCGTGGATGCTGCCAATGCCGACATTGTAACACT GTTGCGCCTGGCCAAGATGAACGAGGAGATGCGGGAGGCGGAGGGCCCCTACGGACAGTCAG GCGATGAGACCTATCAGGACATTTTCAGAGATTTCTCCCAGATGGCCTCCGACGACCCGGACAAGCTGAACCGGTTCCAGCCGCACGACTCCCTGATGGAGTGA
- the si:ch211-168b3.1 gene encoding arf-GAP with coiled-coil, ANK repeat and PH domain-containing protein 2 isoform X1 — protein sequence MKVTVDFEECLKDSPRFRATIEEVEGDVGELESKLDKLVKLCIGMIDAGKAYNTANRQFVSGIRELAQQSTKDEVIESSLTRFAESLQEMINYHTILFDQAQRSIKSQLQTFVKDDLRKFKDAKKQFDKVSEEKEAALVKNGQVPRNKQHEVDEATNILTATRKCFRHIALDYVLQINVLQSKRRFEILKSMLSFMYAHLTFFHQGYDLFSELQPLMNQLGGQLDQLVVDSAKEKRDMEQKHSTIQQKAALQDFSNDDTKLEYNVDTDNGIAMEGYLFKRASNAFKTWNRRWFSIQNNQLVYQKKFKDNPTVVVEDLRLCTVKHCEDIERRFCFEVVSPTKSCMMQADSEKLRLAWIKAVQSSIATAFREKGEDAEKLDRKSSTSTGSLDSGGEPKERCLKGEGALQRVLAIPGNGSCCDCGQTEPRWASINLGITLCIECSGIHRSLGVHFSKVRSLTLDSWEPELLKLMCELGNGVINQIYEAQREELGCRKPQPGDPRQEIEAYIRAKYVDKRFVRKQSAEEQRSKVIALSKKENRLNSSTEHLPPRPPPPTPKLRAASNVSPASVAAGGEEARRDSLFCPDELDSLFSYFDTASKLRSIRSADSGIQNSADGSREMLTSTPSNNSLSEPEPSEPPIPFPFPRRDSSVFLEPGECSPGLQLYWASCARSLPDMAEAFAHGADVNWVNPEDRNRTPLIQAVQGGSLVTCEFLLQNGANVNQQDVRGRGPLHHATILGHTGQVCLFLKRGASQNAVDIDSKSPLSIAVDAANADIVTLLRLAKMNEEMREAEGPYGQSGDETYQDIFRDFSQMASDDPDKLNRFQPHDSLME from the exons TCCAGCCTTACAAGGTTTGCAGAGAGTCTGCAGGAGATGATCAACTATCATACA ATTTTGTTTGATCAGGCCCAGAGATCCATAAAGTCACAACTCCAAACATTTGTGAAAGA CGACCTGCGAAAGTTCAAGGATGCCAAGAAGCAGTTCGACAAGGTGAGCGAGGAGAAGGAGGCGGCCCTGGTGAAGAACGGCCAAGTGCCGCGCAACAAGCAGCACGAGGTGGACGAGGCCACCAACATCTTGACCGCCACGCGCAAGTGCTTCCGCCACATCGCCCTGGACTACGTGCTGCAG ATAAATGTCCTCCAGTCAAAGAGAAGATTTGAAATCCTCAAATCG ATGCTGTCCTTCATGTACGCCCACCTGACGTTCTTCCATCAAGGCTATGACCTGTTCAGTGAGCTGCAGCCTCTCATGAATCAGCTAGGTGGACAG ctGGACCAGCTGGTAGTGGACTCAGCCAAAGAGAAGCGTGACATGGAGCAGAAACACTCCACCATCCAGCAGAAG GCTGCTTTGCAG GACTTTTCGAATGACGACACCAAGCTGGAGTACAATGTGGACACAGACAACGGCATTGCCATGGAGGGGTACCTGTTCAAGAGGGCCAGCAATGCCTTCAAAACCTGGAACAG GCGATGGTTCTCCATTCAAAATAATCAGCTAGTTTACCAGAAGAAATTTAAG GACAACCCcacggtggtggtggaggaccTGCGGTTGTGTACGGTGAAGCACTGTGAGGACATTGAGCGGCGCTTCTGCTTCGAAGTGGTGTCCCCGACCAA GAGCTGCATGATGCAGGCCGACTCGGAGAAGCTGCGGCTGGCCTGGATCAAGGCCGTCCAGAGCAGCATCGCCACGGCCTTCAGAGAGAAGGGCGAGGACGCCGAG AAGCTGGACCGGAAGTCGTCGACGTCCACGGGCAGCCTGGACTCGGGGGGCGAGCCCAAGGAGAGGTGCCTGAAGGGGGAAGGCGCCCTGCAGCGGGTCCTGGCCATCCCGGGGAACGGCAGCTGCTGCGACTGCGGCCAGACCGAGCCCCGCTGGGCCAGCATCAACCTGGGCATCACCCTGTGCATCGAGTGCTCCGGCATACACAG GAGCCTGGGCGTCCATTTCTCCAAAGTGCGATCGCTGACGTTAGACTCCTGGGAGCCAGAGCTCCTGAAG cTGATGTGTGAACTGGGGAATGGAGTGATAAACCAAATCTATGAAGCCCAGAGAGAGGAACTGGGTTGCAGAAAGCCTCAACCTGGAGATCCCAG ACAGGAGATTGAGGCCTACATCAGAGCCAAATATGTCGACAAGCGGTTTGTCAGGAAGCAGTCTGCCGAAGAGCAGAGGTCAAAAGTCATCGCCCTGagcaaaaaggaaaataggttgaacagcagcacagagcaccttCCCCCACGGCCACCCCCGCCCACTCCAAAACTGCGGGCCGCCTCTAATGTCTCACCCGCGTCAG TTGCGGCCGGTGGCGAGGAGGCCCGACGAGACTCTCTCTTCTGTCCTGACGAGCTAGACTCACTCTTCTCCTACTTTGACACCGCTTCGAAGCTGAGGAGTA TCAGGAGTGCGGACAGTGGCATCCAGAACAGCGCGGATGGGAGCCGGGAGATGCTGACCTCCACGCCTTCCAACAACAGTCTGAGTGAACCAG AGCCCTCGGAGCCCCCTATCCCTTTTCCTTTCCCCCGGAGGGACTCTTCGGTGTTTTTGGAACCCGGCGAGTGCTCACCGGGTCTGCAGCTCTACTGGGCTTCCTGCGCCCGCAGCCTGCCCGACATGGCGGAGGCATTCGCCCACGGCGCCGACGTCAACTGGGTCAACCCCGAGGACCGGAACCGGACCCCCCTCATCCAGGCAGTGCAGGGG ggCTCCTTGGTTACCTGTGAGTTCCTGCTCCAGAACGGTGCCAATGTGAACCAGCAGGATGTCCGGGGACGAGGTCCCCTGCACCACGCCACCATCCTGGGCCACACGGG GCAGGTGTGTCTGTTCCTGAAGAGGGGAGCCAGTCAGAATGCAGTGGACATCGACAGCAAAAGCCCACTGTCCATCGCCGTGGATGCTGCCAATGCCGACATTGTAACACT GTTGCGCCTGGCCAAGATGAACGAGGAGATGCGGGAGGCGGAGGGCCCCTACGGACAGTCAG GCGATGAGACCTATCAGGACATTTTCAGAGATTTCTCCCAGATGGCCTCCGACGACCCGGACAAGCTGAACCGGTTCCAGCCGCACGACTCCCTGATGGAGTGA
- the si:ch211-168b3.1 gene encoding arf-GAP with coiled-coil, ANK repeat and PH domain-containing protein 2 isoform X2: MKVTVDFEECLKDSPRFRATIEEVEGDVGELESKLDKLVKLCIGMIDAGKAYNTANRQFVSGIRELAQQSTKDEVIESSLTRFAESLQEMINYHTILFDQAQRSIKSQLQTFVKDDLRKFKDAKKQFDKVSEEKEAALVKNGQVPRNKQHEVDEATNILTATRKCFRHIALDYVLQINVLQSKRRFEILKSMLSFMYAHLTFFHQGYDLFSELQPLMNQLGGQLDQLVVDSAKEKRDMEQKHSTIQQKDFSNDDTKLEYNVDTDNGIAMEGYLFKRASNAFKTWNRRWFSIQNNQLVYQKKFKDNPTVVVEDLRLCTVKHCEDIERRFCFEVVSPTKSCMMQADSEKLRLAWIKAVQSSIATAFREKGEDAEKLDRKSSTSTGSLDSGGEPKERCLKGEGALQRVLAIPGNGSCCDCGQTEPRWASINLGITLCIECSGIHRSLGVHFSKVRSLTLDSWEPELLKLMCELGNGVINQIYEAQREELGCRKPQPGDPRQEIEAYIRAKYVDKRFVRKQSAEEQRSKVIALSKKENRLNSSTEHLPPRPPPPTPKLRAASNVSPASVAAGGEEARRDSLFCPDELDSLFSYFDTASKLRSIRSADSGIQNSADGSREMLTSTPSNNSLSEPEPSEPPIPFPFPRRDSSVFLEPGECSPGLQLYWASCARSLPDMAEAFAHGADVNWVNPEDRNRTPLIQAVQGGSLVTCEFLLQNGANVNQQDVRGRGPLHHATILGHTGQVCLFLKRGASQNAVDIDSKSPLSIAVDAANADIVTLLRLAKMNEEMREAEGPYGQSGDETYQDIFRDFSQMASDDPDKLNRFQPHDSLME, from the exons TCCAGCCTTACAAGGTTTGCAGAGAGTCTGCAGGAGATGATCAACTATCATACA ATTTTGTTTGATCAGGCCCAGAGATCCATAAAGTCACAACTCCAAACATTTGTGAAAGA CGACCTGCGAAAGTTCAAGGATGCCAAGAAGCAGTTCGACAAGGTGAGCGAGGAGAAGGAGGCGGCCCTGGTGAAGAACGGCCAAGTGCCGCGCAACAAGCAGCACGAGGTGGACGAGGCCACCAACATCTTGACCGCCACGCGCAAGTGCTTCCGCCACATCGCCCTGGACTACGTGCTGCAG ATAAATGTCCTCCAGTCAAAGAGAAGATTTGAAATCCTCAAATCG ATGCTGTCCTTCATGTACGCCCACCTGACGTTCTTCCATCAAGGCTATGACCTGTTCAGTGAGCTGCAGCCTCTCATGAATCAGCTAGGTGGACAG ctGGACCAGCTGGTAGTGGACTCAGCCAAAGAGAAGCGTGACATGGAGCAGAAACACTCCACCATCCAGCAGAAG GACTTTTCGAATGACGACACCAAGCTGGAGTACAATGTGGACACAGACAACGGCATTGCCATGGAGGGGTACCTGTTCAAGAGGGCCAGCAATGCCTTCAAAACCTGGAACAG GCGATGGTTCTCCATTCAAAATAATCAGCTAGTTTACCAGAAGAAATTTAAG GACAACCCcacggtggtggtggaggaccTGCGGTTGTGTACGGTGAAGCACTGTGAGGACATTGAGCGGCGCTTCTGCTTCGAAGTGGTGTCCCCGACCAA GAGCTGCATGATGCAGGCCGACTCGGAGAAGCTGCGGCTGGCCTGGATCAAGGCCGTCCAGAGCAGCATCGCCACGGCCTTCAGAGAGAAGGGCGAGGACGCCGAG AAGCTGGACCGGAAGTCGTCGACGTCCACGGGCAGCCTGGACTCGGGGGGCGAGCCCAAGGAGAGGTGCCTGAAGGGGGAAGGCGCCCTGCAGCGGGTCCTGGCCATCCCGGGGAACGGCAGCTGCTGCGACTGCGGCCAGACCGAGCCCCGCTGGGCCAGCATCAACCTGGGCATCACCCTGTGCATCGAGTGCTCCGGCATACACAG GAGCCTGGGCGTCCATTTCTCCAAAGTGCGATCGCTGACGTTAGACTCCTGGGAGCCAGAGCTCCTGAAG cTGATGTGTGAACTGGGGAATGGAGTGATAAACCAAATCTATGAAGCCCAGAGAGAGGAACTGGGTTGCAGAAAGCCTCAACCTGGAGATCCCAG ACAGGAGATTGAGGCCTACATCAGAGCCAAATATGTCGACAAGCGGTTTGTCAGGAAGCAGTCTGCCGAAGAGCAGAGGTCAAAAGTCATCGCCCTGagcaaaaaggaaaataggttgaacagcagcacagagcaccttCCCCCACGGCCACCCCCGCCCACTCCAAAACTGCGGGCCGCCTCTAATGTCTCACCCGCGTCAG TTGCGGCCGGTGGCGAGGAGGCCCGACGAGACTCTCTCTTCTGTCCTGACGAGCTAGACTCACTCTTCTCCTACTTTGACACCGCTTCGAAGCTGAGGAGTA TCAGGAGTGCGGACAGTGGCATCCAGAACAGCGCGGATGGGAGCCGGGAGATGCTGACCTCCACGCCTTCCAACAACAGTCTGAGTGAACCAG AGCCCTCGGAGCCCCCTATCCCTTTTCCTTTCCCCCGGAGGGACTCTTCGGTGTTTTTGGAACCCGGCGAGTGCTCACCGGGTCTGCAGCTCTACTGGGCTTCCTGCGCCCGCAGCCTGCCCGACATGGCGGAGGCATTCGCCCACGGCGCCGACGTCAACTGGGTCAACCCCGAGGACCGGAACCGGACCCCCCTCATCCAGGCAGTGCAGGGG ggCTCCTTGGTTACCTGTGAGTTCCTGCTCCAGAACGGTGCCAATGTGAACCAGCAGGATGTCCGGGGACGAGGTCCCCTGCACCACGCCACCATCCTGGGCCACACGGG GCAGGTGTGTCTGTTCCTGAAGAGGGGAGCCAGTCAGAATGCAGTGGACATCGACAGCAAAAGCCCACTGTCCATCGCCGTGGATGCTGCCAATGCCGACATTGTAACACT GTTGCGCCTGGCCAAGATGAACGAGGAGATGCGGGAGGCGGAGGGCCCCTACGGACAGTCAG GCGATGAGACCTATCAGGACATTTTCAGAGATTTCTCCCAGATGGCCTCCGACGACCCGGACAAGCTGAACCGGTTCCAGCCGCACGACTCCCTGATGGAGTGA
- the si:ch211-168b3.1 gene encoding arf-GAP with coiled-coil, ANK repeat and PH domain-containing protein 2 isoform X4, with protein sequence MKVTVDFEECLKDSPRFRATIEEVEGDVGELESKLDKLVKLCIGMIDAGKAYNTANRQFVSGIRELAQQSTKDEVIESSLTRFAESLQEMINYHTILFDQAQRSIKSQLQTFVKDDLRKFKDAKKQFDKVSEEKEAALVKNGQVPRNKQHEVDEATNILTATRKCFRHIALDYVLQINVLQSKRRFEILKSMLSFMYAHLTFFHQGYDLFSELQPLMNQLGGQLDQLVVDSAKEKRDMEQKHSTIQQKDFSNDDTKLEYNVDTDNGIAMEGYLFKRASNAFKTWNRRWFSIQNNQLVYQKKFKDNPTVVVEDLRLCTVKHCEDIERRFCFEVVSPTKSCMMQADSEKLRLAWIKAVQSSIATAFREKGEDAEKLDRKSSTSTGSLDSGGEPKERCLKGEGALQRVLAIPGNGSCCDCGQTEPRWASINLGITLCIECSGIHRSLGVHFSKVRSLTLDSWEPELLKLMCELGNGVINQIYEAQREELGCRKPQPGDPRQEIEAYIRAKYVDKRFVRKQSAEEQRSKVIALSKKENRLNSSTEHLPPRPPPPTPKLRAASNVSPASVRSADSGIQNSADGSREMLTSTPSNNSLSEPEPSEPPIPFPFPRRDSSVFLEPGECSPGLQLYWASCARSLPDMAEAFAHGADVNWVNPEDRNRTPLIQAVQGGSLVTCEFLLQNGANVNQQDVRGRGPLHHATILGHTGQVCLFLKRGASQNAVDIDSKSPLSIAVDAANADIVTLLRLAKMNEEMREAEGPYGQSGDETYQDIFRDFSQMASDDPDKLNRFQPHDSLME encoded by the exons TCCAGCCTTACAAGGTTTGCAGAGAGTCTGCAGGAGATGATCAACTATCATACA ATTTTGTTTGATCAGGCCCAGAGATCCATAAAGTCACAACTCCAAACATTTGTGAAAGA CGACCTGCGAAAGTTCAAGGATGCCAAGAAGCAGTTCGACAAGGTGAGCGAGGAGAAGGAGGCGGCCCTGGTGAAGAACGGCCAAGTGCCGCGCAACAAGCAGCACGAGGTGGACGAGGCCACCAACATCTTGACCGCCACGCGCAAGTGCTTCCGCCACATCGCCCTGGACTACGTGCTGCAG ATAAATGTCCTCCAGTCAAAGAGAAGATTTGAAATCCTCAAATCG ATGCTGTCCTTCATGTACGCCCACCTGACGTTCTTCCATCAAGGCTATGACCTGTTCAGTGAGCTGCAGCCTCTCATGAATCAGCTAGGTGGACAG ctGGACCAGCTGGTAGTGGACTCAGCCAAAGAGAAGCGTGACATGGAGCAGAAACACTCCACCATCCAGCAGAAG GACTTTTCGAATGACGACACCAAGCTGGAGTACAATGTGGACACAGACAACGGCATTGCCATGGAGGGGTACCTGTTCAAGAGGGCCAGCAATGCCTTCAAAACCTGGAACAG GCGATGGTTCTCCATTCAAAATAATCAGCTAGTTTACCAGAAGAAATTTAAG GACAACCCcacggtggtggtggaggaccTGCGGTTGTGTACGGTGAAGCACTGTGAGGACATTGAGCGGCGCTTCTGCTTCGAAGTGGTGTCCCCGACCAA GAGCTGCATGATGCAGGCCGACTCGGAGAAGCTGCGGCTGGCCTGGATCAAGGCCGTCCAGAGCAGCATCGCCACGGCCTTCAGAGAGAAGGGCGAGGACGCCGAG AAGCTGGACCGGAAGTCGTCGACGTCCACGGGCAGCCTGGACTCGGGGGGCGAGCCCAAGGAGAGGTGCCTGAAGGGGGAAGGCGCCCTGCAGCGGGTCCTGGCCATCCCGGGGAACGGCAGCTGCTGCGACTGCGGCCAGACCGAGCCCCGCTGGGCCAGCATCAACCTGGGCATCACCCTGTGCATCGAGTGCTCCGGCATACACAG GAGCCTGGGCGTCCATTTCTCCAAAGTGCGATCGCTGACGTTAGACTCCTGGGAGCCAGAGCTCCTGAAG cTGATGTGTGAACTGGGGAATGGAGTGATAAACCAAATCTATGAAGCCCAGAGAGAGGAACTGGGTTGCAGAAAGCCTCAACCTGGAGATCCCAG ACAGGAGATTGAGGCCTACATCAGAGCCAAATATGTCGACAAGCGGTTTGTCAGGAAGCAGTCTGCCGAAGAGCAGAGGTCAAAAGTCATCGCCCTGagcaaaaaggaaaataggttgaacagcagcacagagcaccttCCCCCACGGCCACCCCCGCCCACTCCAAAACTGCGGGCCGCCTCTAATGTCTCACCCGCGTCAG TCAGGAGTGCGGACAGTGGCATCCAGAACAGCGCGGATGGGAGCCGGGAGATGCTGACCTCCACGCCTTCCAACAACAGTCTGAGTGAACCAG AGCCCTCGGAGCCCCCTATCCCTTTTCCTTTCCCCCGGAGGGACTCTTCGGTGTTTTTGGAACCCGGCGAGTGCTCACCGGGTCTGCAGCTCTACTGGGCTTCCTGCGCCCGCAGCCTGCCCGACATGGCGGAGGCATTCGCCCACGGCGCCGACGTCAACTGGGTCAACCCCGAGGACCGGAACCGGACCCCCCTCATCCAGGCAGTGCAGGGG ggCTCCTTGGTTACCTGTGAGTTCCTGCTCCAGAACGGTGCCAATGTGAACCAGCAGGATGTCCGGGGACGAGGTCCCCTGCACCACGCCACCATCCTGGGCCACACGGG GCAGGTGTGTCTGTTCCTGAAGAGGGGAGCCAGTCAGAATGCAGTGGACATCGACAGCAAAAGCCCACTGTCCATCGCCGTGGATGCTGCCAATGCCGACATTGTAACACT GTTGCGCCTGGCCAAGATGAACGAGGAGATGCGGGAGGCGGAGGGCCCCTACGGACAGTCAG GCGATGAGACCTATCAGGACATTTTCAGAGATTTCTCCCAGATGGCCTCCGACGACCCGGACAAGCTGAACCGGTTCCAGCCGCACGACTCCCTGATGGAGTGA